GGAACCTGTGCATTCAATCACTACGACTACGAAATCACCATGAAATAGAAAACTTTGAAAAACAAGGGAAAACCCATAACCAGTCTGCTCCCGCACATGCGAGACAGAAACACGCAAGACTAAGGAGCCAAACACTGCAATGAACACCAACGATGCCAACGCAAACGATGCCAACGCAAAAAAAGACAACCAGCACCTTCAAGATATAGAAGAAAAAAAAGGCAACAGTGCGCAACCAGAAGTCATCACCCTCCTTCCCTTCGAACGCCGCCAAGAACGACTCATTACGCTTGCAAGAGCGCAACAAGCAGCCAAGCAAAGCAGCGCCGACACGCCCGTCGCGGATAAGCCCTTCTCACACGAAACTCCCACCCCGCCCTCATTCGCCGCCCGTCCCCTGTGCGACCCATCAACGCGCAGCATGAACGACCTCCTCTCCTTTGGCATCGTCGTCATTGACAAACCTTCCGGACCGAGCAGCCACCAAACCGCATCCTATGTCAAAGACATCCTTCACCTCTCTCGAGTTGGCCACGCAGGCACCCTCGACCCCAAAGTAACCGGCGTCCTCCCCGTCGGACTAGGCAAGGGGACCCGCGCCCTGCACGCCCTGCTCAAAGCAGGAAAAGAATACGTCTGCCTCATGCAACTCCACGGCGAAGTCGGCGACGAGCAACTCGCAGCCGCCGTCAGCGCCTTCACCGGCACCATCACGCAACTCCCCCCCGTCAGGTCAGCGGTGAGACGAAGAGAACGCCAACGAACCATCTACTACCTCGCCCTTCTTGAACGCTCCGGGCCCTTCGTCCTCTTCCGCGTCGGGTGCGAAGCCGGCACGTACATTCGAAAACTCGTCCACGACATCGGCCAGCACATCGGCACCGGCGCCCACATGCGCGAATTAAGACGAACCAAGGCAGGACCGTTCAACGAAACAACGGCATTATGCACCCTCCAAGACCTCAAGGACGCCTTCGTCGCCTGGCAAGAAGAAGGTAATGAAGAACCCTTGCGCGCACTCATCCACCCCGCTGAAACCGCCGTTTCCCACCTCGCCTGCATCGTCGTCAACGATGAAGCCATACAGCGCGTCTCTAACGGTGCAAGCATAGCCGCCAAGCACGTGTACGCATTCTCTAGCGGCCTGCGCGAAGGAGAACTCGTCGCCGTCCTCACCCGAAACGGCGACCTTCTCGCCCTTGCAAGGATGACGCTTGACAGTAGCGCATTGCAACCTGCATCAACGGCCACTCCTTCAGCGAGGGCTGCGCAACCAGAGCACGTCTTCGCGCAACCACGCCGCGCATAACTCCCGCGTCGACCCGCCTTTCTGTACGCCTAGGAAAATCGCTCTTCAAGAAACGCGATGATGTCCCCCGACTCGCCCATCCACACGTCCTCACCGCTGTCCAAGACTGCATGCAGTACCGGAACTGTTGAACACTTGCTCTTTTCAATGACCATCTTCCGCTCCGGGTCATCAGGGCTCCTGGCAACGTTGACAGTCTTGTACGGAATGTTCTTCGCCTCAAGCACCGTGCGAACCCTCGCGCAGAAGGGGCACGAAGGGTATTGATACAAGGTAAGTTCCATGCTTCCCACCTCCTTTTTCATGTTGTTTTTTATGTTGTCCACAACCCGTGCAGGTTGCAATGCTCCCTTGCGCGAAGATTGGTCGTGTCTTCAACGAAGAACACCGCTTTTGGCTCGTCGCCGGGGAAGAGCCGCCGCTCAGCAATCACTTTATCCCCTTGCAAGAGCTGAATCAGCTCAATGTAGTGGTCCTCTTCCATCGGGTGCGGAACACTCCCCACCTTCACTACCACGTTGTTCCCGTCTATCTCAAGTACCGGGACGTGTTTTTCCTTTCCCTCCTGCTCAGCAGTCCGCTCAGGCAGCGCGGTTAACCCTTCCGGTACGCTGCCGCTAGCCGTAACGACCGAAAATACTCCTGCCGAACCCTTTAACACATCTCCTTGTTTCATACGTTTCTACCTCCTT
This is a stretch of genomic DNA from Candidatus Woesearchaeota archaeon. It encodes these proteins:
- a CDS encoding glutaredoxin, with the translated sequence MDNIKNNMKKEVGSMELTLYQYPSCPFCARVRTVLEAKNIPYKTVNVARSPDDPERKMVIEKSKCSTVPVLHAVLDSGEDVWMGESGDIIAFLEERFS
- a CDS encoding desulfoferrodoxin gives rise to the protein MKQGDVLKGSAGVFSVVTASGSVPEGLTALPERTAEQEGKEKHVPVLEIDGNNVVVKVGSVPHPMEEDHYIELIQLLQGDKVIAERRLFPGDEPKAVFFVEDTTNLRAREHCNLHGLWTT
- a CDS encoding RNA-guided pseudouridylation complex pseudouridine synthase subunit Cbf5, which codes for MNTNDANANDANAKKDNQHLQDIEEKKGNSAQPEVITLLPFERRQERLITLARAQQAAKQSSADTPVADKPFSHETPTPPSFAARPLCDPSTRSMNDLLSFGIVVIDKPSGPSSHQTASYVKDILHLSRVGHAGTLDPKVTGVLPVGLGKGTRALHALLKAGKEYVCLMQLHGEVGDEQLAAAVSAFTGTITQLPPVRSAVRRRERQRTIYYLALLERSGPFVLFRVGCEAGTYIRKLVHDIGQHIGTGAHMRELRRTKAGPFNETTALCTLQDLKDAFVAWQEEGNEEPLRALIHPAETAVSHLACIVVNDEAIQRVSNGASIAAKHVYAFSSGLREGELVAVLTRNGDLLALARMTLDSSALQPASTATPSARAAQPEHVFAQPRRA